The segment ACAGACGTGAAAtaagatatttcttttataatgagTTCTAAATCATACAAGGTTTAAAACATACCTTTTGTACTACAATCCATGTCAATTTCCTTTTCGACATCACATTTATCTTTACTGAATTCTTCTTGTTCCACACGATCATCCAATCCTTTGTTATGTTCATTAATAGTAGGAGTATGCATAAATTCGACATCACTTGTTGTGTTGTTGTCACGTTTTGTTTCATCATCTTTGTGTATCCCTTGATCTTTTAGAAACTGATCAAGAGTACTAGCTGGTATGACCGGCTTCCTCTTTACCTGATTGCAATTCGGTAGATCAAGAATAACATGTCGTGCCTCTCCATTACCTAGTGCTGTTCCAGTCGCATGTGCTGAAGCAGTAACATCTTTCTTCAATGACGTATGGAACCTTGAAGATGATTGAATGACTGATTTGTTCCCAAGCAATTTACTCTTTCCTTGTTGTGGAATGAAATCctcaaaattctttcttttatgtgatattaGTGCCTGCTCTTTCTTAGCTTTATCATTGCGTTCATTTGCAAGTTGTTCTCTCTTAATCTTGAATTTGTTGGCCAATTCAGCACTTGATCGGTATTGCATATCAACATCCAGATTCTTCAATGGACTTTGACCTTTGTTTGGAtttaaaccctttttctttagcATTGTTGATTGATTCATTGTTTTTGCTTTGTTTAAATCTCTTCAATTTGTTTCCCAATAGTAAGTAAACctacaaaataataagattgttTAAGTGAAAGAAGTAGCAGCAatgtaattttgatataaggTTCACAGATGGATAGCTTCTTATAGTAGATTGCAACATTTTAGTTTctaaaattttcagaatttctctAATATCCAGAACTTCCAAAATTTCCTGAATTTATACGTTAAAGTACTGTATAATATTGTAGAACTTATACAAAACAGTAATGTAATTACAGAACACAttttaaatcacataataagtcaaacACACATACGTACAACAATCTAGGTGCAACACTATAATGAGTAAAGGTGCTAAAAGAGGAAGTAGACATAAAATCATACACACAGAGTCAGGATCTCTCATATAAAGGATTCATATATGCAATACAAACTAACTGATATAAAGCATAATTGTTGatacaatttaattaaatttggtATTTGTCATAAGACTCATTAGTCTGCTTATAGACTTAGCTAACAATGTGCATGTGGGATTTAGTGAATTTTTTGTAAGGCATAACTCAATATTGTAAAGAAATGGGCTCTAATAAAGCAGAATGAATAGGGACTGAGGAGTGTAACTTAATATCACTATGTAACTGAATACCACAGTAAAACAGGACGGATTGAAATTGGAAGAACTACATGAACAAACAgaaaaaattgataacatatGAAACAAGATATTTCAAACAACTGCAGACGCGACTATTTAAAAACTGGAGAGCTTCttattacttaaattaataaaaggtaAAGAGTTGTACCTCTCTCGGAGCGACAAACTCCGGACAACGACCAAATCAGAAGCAACTTCAAACTACAGAGTTGAATGCCTCTAATGCCAACTGCctgataataaaatgaaaccaGAAAGTATATTAATAACAAACAACCAAATCAAGCAAAAATCAGCTAGAAGTATAGGttcctcaataaaataataatcagatAAGAAGGCAACATATTACATTCTACAGATTAGATATATTAATGTGTTTTACcaaaaaaactattatattacaaaaaaaacagTGAGTGATCACTATATGATCATCACAACAAAActattatattacaaaaaaaaacagtgaGTGAGCACTATATGAAACTCATGGTGTGTCTTCTTCAGACTCGACTTCATCATCAAACTcatcttcatactcattttcaGTCTCGTCTTCAAGCGCATCTGAAAACTcatcttcatactcattttcaGACTCATCTTCAAACTCATCTTCAAACTCTTCTTCATACTCGACTTCAAGTTGTTGATTGACAAATTCCTCCACAGGCACATCAATGATTGTTTCTGGTAAATCAGTCCTTGTTAAGAGTACTTCACCATTATCTTTTGGTATAGATGGACCCTTCGAATGTTCAGATGGCTCATTTTCATAACTTTGTGGGAGATTAGATTCAACTTCATCACCCATGTTAAACAGGTCTCTTGGAACAGTCTTCATAACATAATGTTTATCTTGATCATATGGATCTTGCACATAGAAGCATTGGTGTACTTGAGATGCAAGCACAAAAGGCTCTTCCTGGGAACATCTCTTGTTAAAATAGACATAAGTAAGGCCATAAACATCTTTTtcaacctcataccaatcacacTTAAATAAAACAACCTTAAAATGGTTGTAATAGTTTAATTAAACAATATCAACTATTCTACCATAATAAGTCAAATCTGCAGCAATcggatttttatcctttgaaCTTGCAAAGCTTGTAGTTGAGGCAATTAGTGTAACACCACTATTTTGTGTTTTACGCCTTGTATCACGCTGCCTAACATGGAATCTATATCCATTTATGAGATACCCAGAATATCTTTTCGCAACAGAATTTGGTCCTCTAGATAATTGTTTTATCAAATCAGACACATCCTCTTGCAAAGCACGAGTTTCAAACCATTGAGAGAAGTTTTGACAATGATTCTTTGCTTTTCTCCATTTAGATCTTCGTGACTGATTATTAACCTCTTGCTCATGCTCTCtacaaaacatttattttatttgttaaaataataaattaaataagataaaaattaattatacaaaaagaatACTATATTCAAATTAAGGTACCTAATATATTCTTGAACATCGTCACAATTTCCCAATAAGTATGCATGTGCCTGACTTAGTGACTTGTCATCTAAAATGATTGGATCAGTTTTCTTTGCTCCTAAAGGAACTCCTTTGTTAGAAAACAAACTCACAGGTTCTGCGTCACTTGGGTCACATTCATCATTATTTCGCGCTCTCCTATTAAATCTGGTATGCACACCCCGATGCAGATATTTTGAGAATAAATTCATGCAATCTATTCCCACTCGTGTCTCTGCTATGCAACCTTCTGGAAAACGCCTATTGCGaatgtatgatttgaatgtacCCATTTATCTTTTAGTGGAATACATCCATCAATTTTGCACTGGGCCGCCTAATCTCACTTCATTCACCAAATGAATAGGCAAATGAATCATGatatcaaaaaatgaaggagGAAAATTTCGCTCCAACTGATTTACTGTTTCTATGATCTCTACTTCTAAGCAATCTAGTTCCTCCAATGTGATTACTTTTTGGCACAAACGATGGAAGAAGGAACTTAGACGAATCAAAGGAATAGCCACATGATCAGGAAGAATGCTTTTAATTGGTATTGGAAGCAAGTAATGTAACATGAAATGAGCATCATGGGTTTTATAATTAGACACCTTTCTTTCATCCAAGTGCACACACCTAGATATATTTGAGGCACAACCATCAGGCAGCTTGGCTGtctttaaaactccacaaaagATGGATTTCTCTCCATTTGTCATTGAGAAGCATGCCTTTGTAAGCTTTGTTCTCTTACTATCTTCTGTATCTTGTGGATGAAGGTTCTTCCTGATTCCCATATCTTTCAAATCATACCGTGCTTTTGCATGATCCTTTGTTTTTCCTGAAATATCCAAAAGAGTTCCAAGTATGCTATCAACTATGTTCTTCTCTATGTGCATTACATCAAGGTTGTGACGTAACAAGTTATGCTGCCAGTaaggtaattcaaaaaaaattgacctttttTTCCATGGGCCATCATttgatctctttttctttttcccaaacacattttcaaaatcACGTAAGCTATTAAGAACATCAATTCCCTTTAAAGGAGCTGGAGGAGGCCTAAATTCAGTTTTTCCATTGAATGATCTTTTGTTTGATCTCCATGGATGATCCATCGGTAGAAAAACACGATGATCCATATAGCACATTTTTCGACTATGTTTAAGATAGCGAGAATTAGTGCCATAGTTACAGCAAGGGCAAGCTAACTTGCCTTTTGTACTCCAACCAGATAACATAGCATATGCAGGAAAATCACTGATTGTCCATATAAGAGCTGCCCGCATTTGAAAAGTTTCATTTCTGGAAGCATCATATGTTTCAACCCCAGAAtcccataataattttaactcgtctatcaatggttgtaagtaaatatcaatgtcaTTTCCAGGTGATCGTGGTCCAGGTATAAGTAAAGAAAGTATGGAATATTCAGATTTCATGCACATCCAAGGCGGTAGAttataaatcatcaacataactggCCATGTGCTATGTGATATACTCATGGTTCGAAATGGATTGAATCCATCACTTGACAAGCCAAGTCTCACATTGCGACAATCTAGTGTGAAATCTGGATGCACCCTATCAAAGTCTTTCCATGCTAGACCATCAGCGGGATGCCTTAACTTTCCATCTTTAGAACGTTTCTCTTCATGCCACCTCAACGAATCTGCCATCTTTGAGCACATAAATA is part of the Solanum lycopersicum chromosome 1, SLM_r2.1 genome and harbors:
- the LOC138342225 gene encoding uncharacterized protein, whose amino-acid sequence is MNLARYSKEYIDGIESFLHFAYSYGDPHGEKIQCPCAKCLNILCNRRNVVYDHLICHGFIKGYTRWINHGEWDIKLNVDDDMDYSCDDIDGLLNDQFRDVAQAGGVYDGPNEDAKKFYSLLEEANQELYSGCIGFSKLSFTLRLYLLKCLHGWSNESFTSLLELLKEAIPELNIPQSYNKTKSMVKNLCLDYDKIDACPNDCMLFRNDHKEDEFCHTCGASRYIQAPKVDSELESSKKQHRVSAKTLRHFLLIPRLKRLFMCSKMADSLRWHEEKRSKDGKLRHPADGLAWKDFDRVHPDFTLDCRNVRLGLSSDGFNPFRTMSISHSTWPVMLMIYNLPPWMCMKSEYSILSLLIPGPRSPGNDIDIYLQPLIDELKLLWDSGVETYDASRNETFQMRAALIWTISDFPAYAMLSGWSTKGKLACPCCNYGTNSRYLKHSRKMCYMDHRVFLPMDHPWRSNKRSFNGKTEFRPPPAPLKGIDVLNSLRDFENVFGKKKKRSNDGPWKKRSIFFELPYWQHNLLRHNLDVMHIEKNIVDSILGTLLDISGKTKDHAKARYDLKDMGIRKNLHPQDTEDSKRTKLTKACFSMTNGEKSIFCGVLKTAKLPDGCASNISRCVHLDERKVSNYKTHDAHFMLHYLLPIPIKSILPDHVAIPLIRLSSFFHRLCQKVITLEELDCLEVEIIETVNQLERNFPPSFFDIMIHLPIHLVNEVRLGGPVQN